The Dysgonomonadaceae bacterium PH5-43 genome has a segment encoding these proteins:
- a CDS encoding hypothetical protein (product_source=Hypo-rule applied; cath_funfam=3.80.10.10; cleavage_site_network=SignalP-noTM; pfam=PF13306; superfamily=52058), producing MKTKLLTLLMCLAVAVSSFAQSGTTGNLTWTFNEETGELKIEGKGKMPNYDYYDDQNQTPWHDYLSSIKSISIGDEITTIGGFAFYYCQSLQSISIPNSVTSIGFDAFSYCESLTSISIPNSVTTIGNYAFYKCSSLKEVKVFWATPLDITEDVFVLTFSPCALLIPAGTKSLYEKAVGWKEFGAIVESGTTGNLTWTLNWTTGELKIEGKGEMPDYDDGSPWSDYRSSIKSISIGNGITTIGDNAFSKCLALSSITIPNSVTTIGASAFLTCVALSSITLPNSVTSIGENAFLTCLSLKSITIPNSVTSIGGSAFRSCSSLKGITLPNSVTSIGVSAFEGCRSLANITLPDSLISIGGGAFSGCESLTSITIPNSVTTIGVSAFYRCSSLESITLPNSVTTIGENTFFYCGSLANITLPNSVTSIGWGAFYGCSSLKGITLPDSVTTIGDYAFSRCASLAAIDVKEGNAKYSSTDGILFNKDKTELVRYPAGKSATSYAIPSTVISIADDAFGNCEKLNSIQVSDNVVRIGNNAFSYCDSLTNIILPNSVTTIGVKAFLSCNSLLSITLPANVTSIGDYAFTECNSLKEMKVFWATPLDVKEEVFGFPFEDCTLSVPAGTKSLYENADVWKNFGTIVERDETNIDNLETSNNIYISGNTLYICTPVSETITVYSVTGELLYTFAKPAGEVSFILNNTKHQMLIVRTESGVTKKLINI from the coding sequence ATGAAAACAAAATTACTTACATTGTTAATGTGCTTAGCGGTTGCCGTAAGCTCTTTTGCTCAAAGTGGCACAACAGGCAATCTTACTTGGACGTTTAATGAAGAGACAGGAGAGTTGAAGATTGAAGGAAAAGGAAAAATGCCAAATTATGATTATTATGATGATCAAAATCAAACACCATGGCATGATTATCTATCTTCAATTAAATCCATAAGTATTGGTGATGAGATAACAACAATTGGAGGATTTGCTTTTTATTACTGTCAGTCTTTGCAAAGCATCTCTATACCTAATTCAGTAACCTCCATTGGGTTTGATGCTTTTTCTTACTGTGAGTCTTTGACAAGCATCTCTATTCCTAATTCGGTAACAACTATTGGTAATTATGCTTTTTACAAGTGCAGTTCTCTAAAAGAGGTGAAAGTGTTCTGGGCTACTCCTTTAGATATAACAGAAGATGTATTTGTTTTAACATTCAGCCCCTGTGCGCTGTTGATTCCCGCAGGCACAAAGTCTCTGTACGAGAAAGCAGTAGGTTGGAAAGAGTTCGGCGCTATCGTAGAAAGTGGCACAACAGGCAATCTAACTTGGACGCTTAATTGGACAACAGGCGAGCTTAAGATTGAAGGAAAAGGAGAAATGCCAGATTATGATGATGGATCTCCCTGGTCTGATTACAGATCTTCAATTAAATCCATAAGTATTGGTAATGGGATAACAACAATTGGCGATAATGCTTTTAGTAAATGTCTTGCCTTGTCAAGTATTACTATCCCTAATTCGGTAACCACAATTGGAGCAAGTGCTTTTTTGACCTGTGTTGCCTTGTCAAGTATCACTCTTCCTAATTCAGTAACTTCCATTGGAGAGAATGCTTTTTTGACCTGTCTATCTTTGAAAAGCATAACTATCCCTAATTCCGTAACTTCCATTGGAGGAAGTGCTTTTCGTAGCTGTAGTTCTTTGAAAGGCATCACTCTTCCTAATTCGGTAACCTCTATTGGAGTAAGTGCTTTTGAAGGCTGTAGGTCTTTAGCAAACATCACTCTTCCTGATTCCTTGATCTCAATTGGAGGAGGTGCTTTTTCTGGTTGTGAGTCTTTGACAAGCATCACTATCCCTAATTCAGTAACAACTATTGGAGTAAGTGCTTTTTATCGTTGTAGTTCTTTGGAAAGTATCACTCTTCCTAATTCGGTAACCACAATTGGAGAGAATACTTTTTTTTACTGTGGGTCTTTGGCGAATATAACCCTTCCAAATTCCGTAACATCCATTGGATGGGGTGCTTTTTATGGCTGTAGCTCTTTGAAAGGCATTACTCTTCCTGATTCGGTAACAACTATTGGCGATTATGCTTTTTCGAGATGTGCGTCTTTAGCAGCTATAGATGTAAAAGAGGGTAATGCTAAATATTCATCAACCGATGGTATCTTATTTAATAAAGATAAAACAGAGTTGGTGCGTTATCCTGCAGGAAAATCGGCAACGTCATACGCCATTCCCTCTACAGTAATAAGTATAGCGGATGATGCTTTTGGGAATTGCGAGAAATTAAACTCTATTCAAGTGTCCGATAATGTAGTCCGTATTGGTAATAATGCTTTTTCTTACTGTGATTCCTTGACAAATATCATTCTTCCTAATTCGGTAACCACAATTGGAGTAAAAGCTTTTCTTAGCTGTAACTCTTTATTAAGTATTACTCTGCCTGCAAATGTAACAAGTATAGGCGATTATGCTTTTACCGAGTGCAATTCTCTAAAAGAGATGAAAGTGTTCTGGGCTACTCCTTTAGATGTGAAAGAAGAAGTATTTGGTTTCCCATTCGAAGACTGTACGCTGTCGGTTCCCGCAGGTACTAAGTCTCTGTACGAGAATGCAGATGTGTGGAAAAACTTTGGTACCATCGTAGAGCGTGATGAAACAAACATCGACAATCTCGAAACATCTAACAATATCTACATCTCAGGCAACACCTTATATATATGTACTCCCGTATCGGAGACTATCACTGTCTATTCCGTAACAGGCGAGTTGCTATATACTTTCGCTAAGCCAGCAGGCGAGGTATCGTTCATTCTTAATAACACAAAGCATCAGATGCTGATAGTGAGAACAGAGTCGGGAGTAACAAAGAAATTAATTAATATATAA
- a CDS encoding hypothetical protein (product_source=Hypo-rule applied; cath_funfam=3.80.10.10; cleavage_site_network=SignalP-noTM; pfam=PF13306; superfamily=52058), with protein MKTRLLTVLMCLMVAISSFAQSGTTGNLTWTFNETMGELKIEGKGEMPDYGVLYGQIPWYDYRTSIKSISISDGITSIGSQAFSGCESLTDIAIPNSVATIDYRAFYECTALVSIIIPNSVTTIGDNAFEDCTALVNITIPNSVTTIDNYAFSNCTALVNITIPNSVTTIGDNAFEDCTALENVAISNSVTTIGNYAFSRCESLTSIAIPNSVTALGYYAFSNCTALENVAISNSVTTIGVYTFYKCKSLTSIAIPNSVTHISDYAFSNCTALVNISLPNSVTTIGESAFSSCESLDSITLPNSVTTIGESAFWGCSSMTSIILPNSVTSIGNEAFVRCDSLKEIKVFWSTPLDITEELFVLKEYNYNFPFDDCTLYVPAGTKSLYKKAEVWQQFGTILEHGETNIDNIETSNNIYISGNTLYICTPISETITVYSVTGELLYTFAKPAGEASFTLNNTKHQVMIVRTESGEIKKILD; from the coding sequence ATGAAAACAAGATTACTTACAGTGTTAATGTGCCTAATGGTTGCCATAAGCTCTTTTGCTCAAAGTGGCACAACGGGCAATCTTACTTGGACGTTTAATGAGACAATGGGCGAGCTTAAGATTGAAGGAAAAGGAGAAATGCCAGATTATGGTGTTCTTTATGGTCAAATACCATGGTATGATTACCGAACTTCAATTAAATCCATAAGTATTAGTGATGGTATAACAAGTATTGGTAGTCAGGCTTTTTCTGGCTGCGAGTCCCTAACTGACATTGCTATTCCTAATTCGGTAGCAACTATTGATTATAGAGCTTTTTATGAATGTACTGCCTTGGTGAGTATTATTATTCCTAATTCGGTAACAACTATTGGTGATAATGCTTTTGAAGACTGTACTGCCTTAGTAAATATTACTATTCCTAATTCGGTAACAACTATTGATAATTATGCTTTTTCTAACTGTACTGCCTTGGTGAATATTACTATTCCTAATTCGGTAACAACTATTGGTGATAATGCTTTTGAAGACTGTACTGCCTTGGAAAATGTTGCTATCTCTAATTCGGTAACAACTATTGGCAATTATGCTTTTTCTAGGTGTGAGTCCCTGACCAGTATCGCTATTCCTAATTCGGTAACAGCTCTTGGCTATTATGCTTTTTCTAACTGTACTGCCTTGGAAAATGTTGCTATCTCTAATTCGGTAACAACTATTGGTGTTTATACTTTTTATAAGTGTAAGTCCCTGACCAGTATCGCTATCCCTAATTCAGTAACCCATATTAGCGATTATGCTTTTTCTAACTGTACTGCCTTGGTAAATATTTCTCTCCCTAATTCAGTAACAACTATTGGAGAGAGTGCTTTTTCCAGCTGTGAGTCTTTGGATAGCATCACTCTTCCTAATTCAGTAACAACAATTGGAGAGAGTGCATTTTGGGGTTGTAGTTCTATGACAAGCATCATTCTTCCTAATTCGGTAACAAGTATAGGTAACGAAGCTTTTGTTAGGTGCGATTCTTTAAAAGAGATTAAAGTGTTTTGGTCTACCCCTTTGGATATAACAGAAGAGCTATTTGTATTAAAGGAATACAACTATAATTTCCCATTCGACGACTGTACGCTTTATGTTCCCGCAGGCACTAAGTCTCTATACAAGAAAGCAGAAGTTTGGCAACAATTCGGCACAATATTAGAGCACGGCGAAACCAACATCGACAATATTGAAACATCTAACAATATCTACATCTCTGGCAACACCTTATATATATGTACTCCTATATCGGAGACTATCACAGTCTATTCCGTAACAGGCGAGTTGCTATATACTTTCGCTAAGCCAGCAGGCGAGGCATCGTTCACTCTTAATAACACAAAGCATCAGGTGATGATAGTGAGAACAGAGTCGGGAGAGATAAAGAAGATACTAGACTAA
- a CDS encoding tricorn protease (product_source=KO:K08676; cath_funfam=2.120.10.60,2.30.42.10,3.90.226.10; cleavage_site_network=SignalP-noTM; cog=COG0793,COG4946; ko=KO:K08676; pfam=PF03572,PF07676,PF14684,PF14685; smart=SM00228; superfamily=52096,69304) yields the protein MKRVLSLLICSTVFFLGSVAQNSEEARLLRFPTTNGSEIAFSYAGDLYKVSINGGQATRLTSHIGYEMFPKFSPDGKTIAFTGQYDGNTEVYTIPSNGGEPLRITYTPTNQRDDVSDRMGPNNIVMGWTPNGKSIIYRNKKGGGFIGQLYTVDKEGGLSEMIPLREGSFCSYSADGKQLAYNKVMREFRTWKYYKGGMADDIWIYNPDKQSVDNISNNNAQDIIPMWIGDNIFYISDRDRTMNMFVYNTKTKQTEKVTNFTEYDIKFPSANGNTIVFENGGYIYKLDATSRTPQKVKISLSSDNIYARSEIKNGVHHWTNINVSADGNRLVVTTRGEVFSVPVEKGVTKNITRTPGAHERNAQYSPDGRYISFISDITGETELYIQPSEGGDNIQLTKNNDTYIRSHKWSPDSKTIVYTDRENRINLLNVASKSVSVAAQEPAGEFYDVVFSPDSKWLAYSRIASNNYRIIHLYNIASKKEYAVTDRWYNSSSPIFSEDGKYLFFNSARDFNPTYGSLEWNHTYNNMNGMYMAILSKNTPSPFLEKDPVVAITHEEKKAEEKKDEKPKKEDKSKKEESKTNDKSLVNFDEEGISDRIIRIPIGTGNFNIAYANDNKVYYNTGNNSKFYDLTNKKVTDIADAQIAISSGDKKALFAKGNNIYVTNIPYGRANLDKPVDFSNMKITTDYPQEWAQIFDEAWRAFRDGFYVKNMHGVNWKAMKKKYEVLLPFVKNRIDLNYIIGEMIGELNCGHAYVSVGEANRASRINMGLLGAEISRDKSGFFRIEKIIPGASWSAKLRSPLTEAGIDANVGDFIVAIDGVATNSVKDMYSLLVGKANIPVELSLNSKASLNGARKVIISPISEEYSLYHYNWIQENIRKVDEASNGKIGYIYIPDMGVDGLNEFSRYFYPQLDKEGLIIDDRANGGGNVSPMILERLAREPYRLTMHRGSNQIGTIPDAVQVGPKVCLINKYSASDGDLFPWGFRALGIGKLIGTRTWGGIVGITSSLPFIDGTDIRVPFYTSYDPKTGEWIIENHGVDPDIEIDNNPILEFSGEDQQLNRAIEEVMKDLKNRKPLKPVPAPRVWNK from the coding sequence GGGTCAGTACGATGGCAACACCGAAGTTTATACTATCCCTTCTAATGGAGGAGAACCTCTTCGTATAACTTACACTCCTACAAACCAAAGAGATGATGTTAGCGACCGTATGGGTCCTAATAATATTGTTATGGGTTGGACTCCCAACGGCAAAAGCATTATCTATAGAAATAAAAAAGGCGGAGGCTTTATCGGTCAGCTTTATACAGTAGACAAAGAAGGCGGATTATCGGAAATGATTCCTTTAAGAGAAGGTAGCTTTTGTAGTTATTCTGCCGACGGCAAACAACTTGCTTACAACAAAGTAATGCGCGAGTTCCGTACTTGGAAATACTACAAAGGTGGTATGGCTGATGATATTTGGATTTATAATCCCGACAAGCAATCGGTAGACAATATCAGCAACAACAATGCTCAAGATATTATACCTATGTGGATAGGCGATAACATATTCTATATTTCGGACAGAGACCGCACTATGAATATGTTTGTTTATAACACTAAAACCAAACAAACAGAAAAGGTAACAAACTTCACCGAATACGATATAAAGTTCCCTTCGGCTAATGGCAATACTATAGTGTTTGAAAACGGCGGATATATCTACAAATTAGATGCAACATCTCGCACTCCTCAAAAGGTGAAAATATCTTTATCTTCTGATAATATATATGCTCGTAGCGAGATAAAGAATGGCGTTCATCATTGGACAAATATAAATGTCTCGGCAGATGGCAATCGCTTAGTTGTTACTACAAGAGGCGAAGTGTTTAGCGTTCCTGTAGAGAAAGGCGTAACAAAGAATATAACTCGAACTCCAGGCGCACACGAACGTAATGCACAATACTCTCCTGATGGTCGATACATAAGCTTCATCTCCGACATTACAGGAGAAACTGAATTATATATTCAACCTTCTGAGGGCGGAGACAATATTCAATTAACTAAAAACAACGACACTTACATACGTAGCCACAAATGGAGCCCCGACAGTAAAACTATAGTTTATACCGACAGAGAGAATCGTATCAACCTTCTAAACGTAGCCTCTAAAAGCGTTAGCGTAGCAGCTCAAGAGCCTGCCGGCGAATTTTACGATGTTGTTTTCTCTCCCGACAGTAAATGGCTTGCTTACTCTCGCATAGCATCAAACAACTACCGAATTATACACCTATATAATATAGCATCTAAAAAAGAATATGCTGTTACCGACCGTTGGTATAATTCTTCATCTCCTATATTTAGCGAAGACGGAAAATATCTTTTCTTCAATTCGGCTCGCGACTTCAATCCTACTTACGGCTCTTTAGAATGGAACCATACATACAACAATATGAACGGAATGTATATGGCAATACTTTCTAAAAACACTCCGTCTCCTTTCTTAGAGAAAGACCCTGTTGTGGCTATAACTCACGAAGAGAAAAAGGCAGAAGAGAAGAAAGACGAGAAACCTAAAAAGGAAGATAAGTCGAAAAAGGAAGAAAGCAAAACCAACGACAAATCGTTAGTTAATTTCGACGAAGAAGGCATCTCCGACCGTATTATTAGAATACCTATAGGAACAGGAAACTTCAACATTGCTTATGCCAACGATAATAAAGTATATTACAACACAGGAAACAATTCTAAGTTTTACGACTTAACAAACAAGAAAGTTACCGACATTGCTGATGCTCAAATAGCTATTTCAAGCGGAGATAAAAAAGCTTTATTTGCGAAAGGAAATAATATATATGTTACTAACATACCTTACGGAAGAGCTAATCTTGACAAGCCTGTAGACTTCAGCAATATGAAGATTACAACCGACTACCCTCAAGAGTGGGCACAAATATTCGACGAAGCTTGGCGTGCTTTCCGTGATGGATTTTATGTAAAGAATATGCACGGAGTAAACTGGAAAGCTATGAAGAAGAAATACGAAGTGCTTCTTCCTTTTGTGAAAAACAGAATAGACCTAAACTACATAATAGGAGAAATGATAGGCGAACTTAATTGCGGACACGCTTACGTTTCGGTAGGCGAAGCTAACAGAGCCTCTCGTATTAATATGGGATTATTAGGAGCTGAAATAAGCAGAGACAAGTCGGGCTTTTTCCGTATCGAGAAGATAATACCCGGAGCATCTTGGAGTGCAAAACTTCGCTCTCCGCTTACCGAAGCTGGAATTGATGCCAACGTAGGAGATTTTATTGTTGCGATAGACGGAGTTGCAACCAATTCGGTTAAAGATATGTACTCTCTTCTTGTAGGCAAAGCCAACATTCCTGTTGAATTGTCATTAAACAGCAAAGCAAGCTTAAACGGTGCTCGCAAAGTTATTATCAGTCCGATAAGCGAAGAATATTCTCTTTATCATTATAACTGGATACAAGAAAACATTCGCAAGGTAGACGAAGCTTCTAACGGAAAGATTGGTTATATATACATTCCTGATATGGGAGTTGACGGACTTAACGAGTTCTCTCGTTACTTCTATCCTCAGTTAGATAAAGAAGGACTTATTATAGACGACCGTGCCAACGGAGGAGGTAACGTTTCGCCTATGATTTTGGAACGCTTAGCTCGCGAACCTTATCGTTTAACTATGCACAGAGGTTCTAACCAAATAGGAACAATACCCGACGCCGTACAAGTTGGACCTAAAGTGTGTTTGATTAATAAATACTCAGCATCTGATGGCGACTTATTCCCTTGGGGCTTCCGTGCTTTAGGCATCGGCAAACTAATAGGAACTCGCACTTGGGGAGGTATCGTAGGTATCACATCTTCACTTCCATTCATCGACGGAACTGATATACGTGTTCCTTTCTACACAAGTTACGACCCTAAAACTGGCGAATGGATTATCGAAAACCACGGAGTAGACCCAGATATTGAGATTGACAACAATCCTATATTAGAGTTTAGCGGCGAAGACCAACAGTTAAACCGCGCCATAGAGGAAGTGATGAAAGACTTAAAGAATCGCAAACCTCTAAAACCTGTTCCTGCCCCAAGAGTTTGGAACAAGTAA